A genomic window from Pelagibius sp. CAU 1746 includes:
- a CDS encoding DUF1272 domain-containing protein gives MKAACERCETGLAPDGEAWICSFECTFCTSCAEAMSRRCPNCGGELVARPRRELPPAVT, from the coding sequence ATGAAAGCCGCCTGTGAGCGCTGCGAGACCGGTCTCGCTCCGGATGGGGAAGCCTGGATTTGCAGCTTCGAATGCACCTTCTGCACGTCCTGCGCCGAGGCCATGTCGCGCCGCTGTCCAAACTGCGGAGGCGAGTTGGTTGCCCGGCCGCGGCGCGAGTTGCCGCCCGCCGTCACTTGA
- a CDS encoding SDR family oxidoreductase — translation MPTVLITGANRGIGFEFVKSFAADGWRVHACARNVEKSKGVRALDGDVICHKLDVTNGLKVASLARELADQPIDLLINNAGVYGPRTGFGETDYDEWLSVLQVNALAPLRMVERFVGLLEQGAGKTVVNISSIMGSIGNNSSGGSYIYRSSKAALNMITKTLSNDLGERGFTVVSFHPGWVQTDMGGESADIPVTQSVAGMREVIAGLSAADNGKFFNYDGTPLPW, via the coding sequence TTGCCGACAGTTTTGATTACCGGCGCCAACCGTGGCATCGGGTTCGAGTTCGTGAAGTCCTTCGCGGCAGATGGCTGGCGCGTTCACGCCTGCGCCCGCAACGTTGAAAAGTCGAAGGGGGTGCGTGCCCTCGACGGGGATGTGATCTGCCACAAGCTGGATGTCACCAATGGCCTGAAGGTGGCGAGCCTGGCGCGCGAGCTGGCGGATCAGCCGATCGACCTGTTGATCAACAACGCTGGCGTCTACGGGCCGCGCACCGGGTTCGGCGAAACCGACTACGATGAATGGCTGAGTGTCTTGCAGGTGAACGCCCTGGCGCCGCTGCGTATGGTCGAGCGCTTCGTCGGCCTGCTCGAACAGGGCGCGGGCAAGACCGTCGTCAACATCTCCAGCATCATGGGCTCGATCGGCAACAACAGCTCCGGCGGCTCCTATATCTACCGCAGCTCCAAGGCGGCGTTGAACATGATCACCAAGACGCTGTCGAACGACCTCGGCGAACGCGGCTTCACCGTGGTTTCCTTTCATCCCGGTTGGGTGCAGACCGATATGGGGGGCGAGAGCGCCGATATCCCGGTGACGCAATCCGTCGCAGGGATGCGCGAGGTCATCGCCGGCCTTTCCGCTGCCGACAACGGCAAGTTCTTTAACTACGACGGCACGCCTTTGCCGTGGTAG
- a CDS encoding DUF3291 domain-containing protein: MSRYHLAQINVARALAPLDDPKLAGFVERLDDINALADVSPGFVWRLQSDGGNATDIQISNDPRLVVNMSVWEGLDALFTYVYRSDHLQVMAQRRQWFEKPVGTFMALWWHPAGDPPSTEEGLRRLAILEREGPSPEAFTFKVPFDASGRPVDRGALVRQLATCA, from the coding sequence ATGAGCCGTTATCATCTGGCCCAGATCAACGTGGCGCGGGCGCTGGCGCCGCTCGATGACCCGAAACTTGCCGGCTTCGTCGAACGTCTCGACGACATCAATGCCCTGGCCGACGTCAGCCCGGGCTTTGTCTGGCGTCTGCAGAGCGACGGCGGCAACGCCACCGATATCCAGATCTCCAACGATCCGAGACTCGTCGTCAATATGTCCGTCTGGGAAGGGCTCGACGCGCTCTTCACCTACGTCTACCGCTCCGACCATTTGCAGGTTATGGCGCAGCGCCGTCAGTGGTTCGAGAAGCCCGTCGGCACGTTCATGGCGCTGTGGTGGCACCCGGCCGGCGATCCGCCAAGCACGGAGGAGGGCCTGCGCCGCCTGGCGATCCTGGAGCGCGAAGGGCCGAGCCCGGAGGCCTTCACCTTCAAGGTTCCCTTCGATGCCAGCGGGCGGCCGGTCGACCGCGGGGCCTTGGTGCGTCAATTGGCAACCTGCGCCTGA
- a CDS encoding acyl-CoA dehydrogenase family protein: MLLSEEQSLIRDTARQFAREQLAPKAAEWDREARFPKEAVAAMGELGFLGMLVPPEFDGAGADHASYALVLMEVAAGDGACSTIMSVHNSVGCLPILKFGTPAQKERFLKPMARGRMLGAFCLTEPQAGSDAAAIKTRAERDGNHYVLNGVKQFITSGQNGDVAIVFAVTDPEKGKQGISAFVVPTDTPGYRVASVEKKLGQRASDTCQIVFDDLRLTPDLLLGEEGQGYKIALSNLEGGRIGIAAQSVGMARAAYEAALAYARERRSFGKPILEHQAVAFRLADMATRIQSAELMVLHAATLRDAGRPCLKEAAMAKLQASEMAEKVCSDAIQIHGGYGYLSDFPVERIYRDVRVCQIYEGTSDIQRLVIARQIAVEP, translated from the coding sequence ATGTTGTTGAGCGAAGAGCAGAGCCTGATCCGCGATACCGCGCGCCAGTTCGCCCGGGAGCAGCTGGCGCCGAAGGCGGCGGAGTGGGACCGCGAGGCGCGTTTTCCCAAGGAGGCCGTCGCGGCCATGGGCGAGCTGGGCTTCCTCGGCATGCTGGTGCCGCCGGAGTTCGACGGCGCCGGCGCGGATCATGCGTCCTATGCGCTGGTCTTGATGGAAGTGGCGGCGGGCGACGGCGCCTGCTCGACCATCATGTCGGTGCACAACTCCGTCGGCTGCCTGCCGATCCTGAAGTTCGGCACGCCGGCGCAGAAGGAGCGTTTCCTGAAGCCCATGGCGCGCGGCCGGATGCTGGGCGCCTTTTGCCTCACCGAACCGCAGGCCGGGTCCGATGCCGCGGCGATCAAGACGCGCGCCGAGCGCGACGGCAACCACTATGTGCTGAACGGCGTGAAGCAGTTCATCACCTCCGGGCAGAACGGCGATGTCGCCATCGTCTTCGCGGTGACGGATCCCGAAAAGGGAAAGCAGGGCATCAGCGCCTTCGTGGTGCCGACCGACACCCCGGGCTACCGCGTCGCCTCGGTGGAGAAGAAGCTCGGCCAGCGCGCATCCGACACCTGCCAGATCGTCTTCGACGACCTGCGCCTGACTCCGGACCTGCTTTTGGGCGAGGAGGGGCAGGGCTACAAGATCGCGCTGTCCAACCTGGAAGGCGGACGCATCGGCATCGCCGCGCAGTCGGTGGGCATGGCACGCGCGGCCTATGAAGCGGCGCTGGCCTATGCGCGCGAGCGGCGCAGCTTCGGCAAGCCGATCCTGGAACATCAGGCCGTCGCCTTCCGGCTCGCGGACATGGCGACCCGGATTCAAAGCGCCGAACTGATGGTGCTGCACGCCGCAACCCTGCGCGATGCCGGGCGACCCTGCCTCAAGGAGGCGGCGATGGCCAAGCTGCAGGCTTCCGAGATGGCGGAGAAGGTCTGCTCCGATGCCATCCAGATTCACGGCGGCTACGGTTACCTGAGCGACTTTCCGGTGGAGCGCATCTACCGCGACGTCCGCGTCTGCCAGATCTACGAAGGTACCTCCGATATCCAGCGCCTGGTGATCGCGCGCCAGATCGCCGTCGAGCCGTAA
- a CDS encoding 2-hydroxychromene-2-carboxylate isomerase, with translation MTAKIDFYFDFSSPYGYLAAEQIEDLAARHGREVSWHPILLGAVFPQTGGQPLLNVPLKGDYARRDMERSARLLDLPFQLPATFPFMSVAACRAFYWLQDQDPAKAVALAKALYREAFAQGRAVDSAESVVAVARSLNLDGEKLTAALNDPAVKERLRKAVDAAITKGVFGSPLIVVDGEPFWGHDRLAQVDLWLQRGGW, from the coding sequence ATGACCGCCAAGATCGATTTCTATTTCGACTTCTCCAGCCCCTATGGCTATCTCGCCGCCGAGCAGATCGAGGACCTAGCGGCGCGGCATGGCCGCGAAGTGTCCTGGCATCCGATCCTGCTTGGTGCGGTTTTTCCCCAGACCGGCGGTCAGCCGCTCCTTAACGTACCGCTGAAAGGCGACTATGCGCGTCGCGACATGGAGCGCTCGGCCCGCCTGCTGGACCTTCCCTTCCAACTCCCCGCGACTTTCCCTTTCATGTCGGTGGCGGCCTGCCGGGCCTTCTATTGGCTGCAGGACCAGGATCCGGCGAAGGCGGTGGCCCTGGCCAAGGCCTTGTACCGGGAGGCTTTTGCCCAGGGGCGGGCGGTCGACTCCGCCGAATCGGTGGTGGCCGTGGCCCGGTCCCTGAACCTCGACGGCGAAAAACTCACCGCCGCACTCAACGATCCCGCGGTCAAGGAGCGCCTGAGGAAAGCGGTGGATGCGGCCATCACCAAAGGTGTTTTCGGCTCCCCCCTAATCGTCGTTGATGGCGAGCCTTTCTGGGGGCATGACCGGTTGGCGCAGGTCGATCTTTGGTTGCAACGAGGCGGATGGTAA
- a CDS encoding adenylate/guanylate cyclase domain-containing protein encodes MSEGPFDEDAKDSQNLAVLFADIDGSTKLYEIHGDETAHRLTAECLTILDAQAGIAGGRTVKTSGDGVMCVFATPDEAFRAATLMRDAQKRSQVSIHAGFHFGPVIEHAGDFYGDTVNVAARVTDLAKAGEILVTEDTVVRLSPALRAATRWLDKASMKGKKEPVGVYMILSEDENVTVIRAPLVSADSEVLRLDLRYRDRSFTLEEPMPEFVIGRQDICDLVTESSYASRRHATIQAVRGKVFLKDHSTNGTYVRNAEGEVVFVKREMVQLVGKGTIFLGREPELAEEDGIAFKMP; translated from the coding sequence ATGAGCGAAGGCCCTTTTGACGAGGATGCCAAGGACAGCCAAAACCTAGCCGTGCTTTTTGCCGATATCGACGGCAGCACCAAGTTGTACGAGATTCACGGCGATGAGACGGCGCACCGGCTGACCGCGGAGTGCCTGACGATTCTTGATGCCCAGGCCGGCATCGCCGGCGGTCGGACGGTGAAGACCTCCGGCGACGGAGTGATGTGCGTCTTCGCCACCCCGGACGAGGCCTTCCGCGCGGCGACCCTGATGCGGGACGCGCAGAAGCGCAGCCAGGTATCGATCCACGCCGGTTTCCACTTTGGCCCGGTGATCGAACACGCCGGCGATTTCTACGGCGACACCGTCAACGTCGCTGCCCGCGTCACCGACCTCGCCAAGGCCGGCGAGATCCTGGTGACCGAAGACACGGTGGTCCGCCTCTCGCCGGCGCTGCGCGCGGCCACACGCTGGCTCGACAAGGCGTCGATGAAAGGCAAGAAGGAACCGGTCGGCGTTTACATGATCCTCTCCGAGGACGAAAACGTCACGGTGATCCGCGCGCCGCTGGTTTCGGCGGATAGCGAAGTCCTGCGCCTCGACCTGCGTTACCGCGACAGGTCTTTCACCTTGGAAGAGCCGATGCCTGAATTCGTCATCGGGCGCCAGGACATTTGCGATCTGGTGACCGAGAGCTCCTATGCTTCGCGGCGCCACGCGACCATTCAGGCTGTGCGCGGCAAGGTCTTCCTGAAGGATCACAGCACCAACGGCACCTACGTCCGCAACGCGGAGGGAGAGGTGGTTTTCGTGAAGCGGGAGATGGTGCAGCTCGTCGGGAAGGGAACCATTTTCCTGGGCCGCGAGCCGGAGCTGGCCGAGGAAGACGGTATCGCTTTCAAGATGCCATAG
- a CDS encoding protein phosphatase 2C domain-containing protein, giving the protein MLRKGNAEEDADEAVTSQSAATLGLQSNVGRVRRHNEDSFAAREDIGLWIVADGMGGAAAGEVASAIVVDVVPRAVEQGADLPQAIAEANRSILDAAASGRGKPGMGSTVVAARLDGRDYTVAWVGDARAYIWGDRLQRLSRDHSRVQELLDAGMIDESEARNHPHRSVITRVLGGPDGTAADSDQVSGSLEPGQGLLLCSDGLTSEVSDEEIAEILSSRPMTNGEGQAAVDRLVSLALDHGGNDNVTVVLVGLSDAGGGR; this is encoded by the coding sequence ATGCTGCGAAAAGGCAATGCCGAAGAAGACGCTGATGAGGCGGTGACTTCGCAGTCCGCCGCGACCCTTGGTCTGCAGAGCAATGTCGGACGGGTTCGTCGCCATAACGAGGACAGCTTCGCGGCCCGCGAAGATATCGGTCTTTGGATCGTCGCCGACGGCATGGGCGGCGCCGCGGCGGGCGAGGTCGCCAGCGCCATCGTTGTCGATGTGGTTCCCCGGGCCGTTGAGCAGGGGGCCGATCTGCCACAGGCCATCGCCGAGGCGAACCGCTCGATCCTCGATGCCGCCGCCTCCGGGCGCGGCAAGCCGGGCATGGGCTCTACGGTGGTGGCGGCCCGGCTCGACGGGCGTGACTACACCGTCGCGTGGGTCGGCGATGCACGGGCCTATATCTGGGGGGACCGGCTGCAGCGCCTCTCGCGCGACCACTCGCGGGTCCAGGAGCTGTTGGATGCGGGCATGATCGACGAGAGCGAGGCCCGCAACCATCCCCACCGCAGCGTCATTACCCGGGTTCTGGGCGGTCCCGACGGCACCGCCGCCGACTCCGATCAGGTTTCCGGTTCCCTGGAGCCCGGGCAGGGGCTGCTGCTGTGCAGCGACGGCCTGACCTCGGAAGTCAGCGACGAGGAAATCGCCGAGATCCTGTCCAGCCGTCCAATGACGAACGGCGAGGGCCAGGCGGCCGTCGACCGGCTGGTTTCCCTGGCGCTGGACCACGGCGGGAACGACAATGTGACGGTCGTTCTGGTCGGCCTCTCCGATGCCGGGGGCGGCCGTTGA